The nucleotide sequence CTGAATGTAGCGCACGGCCGGAGCCAGCTCGGCCGGGTAGCTGCCTAGGTTCAGCAGGCTGCACACGGCCCAGGCGGTATCGGCCAGGGTTTCGCCCAGACGGCCGTCGGGTTTGGCCTGGGCCAGAATCCGGTCGATGATGGGCTGGCGTATGGGCTCCAGCTGCGTGATACCGATGTGGTAGCAGCGCGTGAACGAGTAGTACACGAAAAATGGGTCGAGGTACCACAGGTCGCAGGTGCCTTCCTGCTTTTGGGCAATGATGCGCAGCAGGAAGGCAATAACTGGCTGCGTCTCGGGAATGTCGCCCAGGTAATACAGCGCGTTGGCGTTGACCACACCGTCCACGTCGTTACGGCTGGCTTCCACCCCGCGCCAGAACAGCAGGCTTTTCACCGGGTGCAGCAGCTCGCGGGCCGCCACCCGCCAGAAGGTGCGGTTGGGCACCCAGCGCAGGCGCAGCAGAAACCAAGAGTAAAACAGCCCCTCGTGGTTGCGGTTGGCCAAAATCAGCGGCACGTTGGTTGGTACCGGGCAGGCAACGCCCCGCGCCCGCAGCACCGCCGACACGCAGGCCGTGTCGTCGATGTCGAGCGGGCAGAGGTGGCGCAGGTGGTGCAGGTTGGTAAAATGATTCCACAGGCCGCCGTGGTTCATCTGATTGCGCATAAACTCGGTGGCCTGGCTCAGCATTTCATCTGCCAGGGCGCTTTGCTTCTCGGCGTGCAGCAGGCAATGCGCCACCAGGGCCGTGGGAAACACGGCGCTGTCGGCGTAGCGCCAGCCCTGCATGGGCAGCTCGAGGGCGCAATACACGGCAAACTGCCCGTCGGCCAGCTGGCGCCGGTGCAGATAGGTCAGAGCCCGCTCAATAGCCGGGTTGAGGTCGGAGGGCGCGGAAGCGACGGGGGCCAAGGGAAGCGGTTCGGGTTGCATGATACGGCAGGAAGAACTAAGAAAGCGGAGACGGATATCAGGCACGATAGATAAGAAAAGCAGCTTAGCCGGTAGGCGGGCGAAACAGGGGGCTAAGGCGTTTTGAACTTCTGCCAGAAGTATTGTGCTCTACAAATACAGGGCGCAATCTTACGTATTATTTTAGGAAGAATTAAAGTGATCGTGTCGAGTTGTGGCCGATAATTGTAAATTATTTCTTTACTTTGTACAAAGTAAAGAGCTGCGGCTTATCGGCGACGATCCGTCATTCTTATCTTAGCTACAATTTAGTATAATGGCACGAGTACAAGCTCCGGCTGCCTTGGGTTTCAGTGGTCAGTTAGCTGAAATAGCTCGGGTGCAGGATTGGTGGAGTTGCAAATTTTCGCCGGTTCTGGCTACGTTTTACGCTTCTGCCTGCCTGGCCGGCATAACGGTGTGGCCTTTGCTGCCTAAGCTGCTGCTGCTGCTGCTGAGTCTCACGGTGGGCGCCACCTACGTCAGCGTCATCAACGACTGGACCGACCAGGCCGACGACCAAGCCGGCGGCAAATATAACCGGGTGGCCAACAAGCCCACCGTTTTCCCGATGGCGCTGCTGGTGCTCTGCCTGGGCACGGGCCTGGTGCTGGGCGTGTATTTCTGGCACACCAGCCCACTCAGTGGCATGCTGTACCTGGGCTCGTGGGTGGCGTTTTCCTGTTATTCCCTGCCCCCCATCCGGCTGAAAAAGCGGGGCCTGGCCGGGGTTCTGTCCGATGCCTCGGGCTCCCACCTGTTTCCCCAGCTGCTCACCGTCTCCCTGGTTTCGGCCTGGACCAGCCATCCGCTGCCGGGCCTGTGGTATGCTGCCGTGGGCGTGTGGGCCCTGGCCTGTGGCATCCGCAACATCTTGCTGCACCAGCTCGACGACGTGGAGGCCGATGCGCAGGCCGGCGTCAGTACCTGGGTAAGCTTGCGCGGCGCCCGGTTTGCCCAGCGTTTCGGGCAATACGTGGTGTTTCCAATTGAAGTGCTGGCCTTTGGCACCATGCTGGTGCTGAGCCAGCAGATCTGGCCGGTGCTGCTGCTGGGTGTGTATGCCGCCATGGAAGCCTTTAAGTGGCGCCTCTGGAGCAGTCCGCCCCGGGTGCTCCAGCCCAATTCCCGCATCCTGCTGGGCGAGTACTACGAGGTGTTCTACCCCCTGGCCTTCGTGCTGGTCCTGAGCCTGCGCCACCCCATCGATGGGTGGGTGCTAGCCTTGCACCTGTTGCTATTCGGTCTGCGCTTCTGGCAAACCGTGTACCTCTTTGGCTGGGCCGGCTCGCTGGTTGTCCGCAAAGTAATGAGCCGCCTGGCCTAGCTGGCGCTAACGGCCACCAGATTCAGCAGTTTCTGGGCCAGCAGCCGCGGAGCATCTGTCGGCACGGTGGCCCGGGCCTGCCGGGCAGCCTCGGCCCCGAGACGCGGCCAAGCTGCCTGAGCTGCCCAGGCCCGCTCCAGGGCTTCATCGAGGGCCGACACGGTAGCGGCGGCGGCCAGAAACCCGGTTACTTCGTCGGTCAGCAGCTCGGCGATGCCGCCGGCATCGGCCGCAATAGTGGGCCGCCCCGACAGCATGGCCTCGACCAAAGCCAGGGGCAGGCCCTCGTGGCGTGAGGGCAATATCAGCGCGTGGTGGCTGCGCCAGATGCCCGCCACGTCGGAGGTATGGCCGCCGAAGCTCACCTTATCCTGCAAGCCCAGAAAGGCAATCATCTCCTGAATAGCGGCCTCATCCGGGCCATCTCCATACAGGGTAACGTGCACGGCCCGTTGCCGCCACTTCGGCTGCGCCAGGACCTGCAAAAGCAGGTCCTGGCCTTTGTCGGGCACGTGCAGGCGGGCCACGCACGCCAGCTGCACCACCTCGGCAGCAGTAGGAGGGGGCCACGCCAGTTCTCCCGCGAAGGGTACGTTGTAGGGGTTCCAGACCACCTCCGCCTCCGGCAGCCGCATACCCAGCTGCAGCTCCGTCAGCTCCAGGTTGTGGCGCGACACGAAGTAGCACCGCTGGGCCAGCCGGTAAATTTCCTGCACCAAGCCCCGCTCCAGGTCGGGGGGCAGAAAAAAGTCAATGGCTTTCTGCGACAACAGCACGTAGGGCAGGCCCATGCTGCGGCACACGTCGGCCAGC is from Hymenobacter yonginensis and encodes:
- a CDS encoding UbiA family prenyltransferase; translated protein: MARVQAPAALGFSGQLAEIARVQDWWSCKFSPVLATFYASACLAGITVWPLLPKLLLLLLSLTVGATYVSVINDWTDQADDQAGGKYNRVANKPTVFPMALLVLCLGTGLVLGVYFWHTSPLSGMLYLGSWVAFSCYSLPPIRLKKRGLAGVLSDASGSHLFPQLLTVSLVSAWTSHPLPGLWYAAVGVWALACGIRNILLHQLDDVEADAQAGVSTWVSLRGARFAQRFGQYVVFPIEVLAFGTMLVLSQQIWPVLLLGVYAAMEAFKWRLWSSPPRVLQPNSRILLGEYYEVFYPLAFVLVLSLRHPIDGWVLALHLLLFGLRFWQTVYLFGWAGSLVVRKVMSRLA
- a CDS encoding prenyltransferase/squalene oxidase repeat-containing protein; this encodes MQPEPLPLAPVASAPSDLNPAIERALTYLHRRQLADGQFAVYCALELPMQGWRYADSAVFPTALVAHCLLHAEKQSALADEMLSQATEFMRNQMNHGGLWNHFTNLHHLRHLCPLDIDDTACVSAVLRARGVACPVPTNVPLILANRNHEGLFYSWFLLRLRWVPNRTFWRVAARELLHPVKSLLFWRGVEASRNDVDGVVNANALYYLGDIPETQPVIAFLLRIIAQKQEGTCDLWYLDPFFVYYSFTRCYHIGITQLEPIRQPIIDRILAQAKPDGRLGETLADTAWAVCSLLNLGSYPAELAPAVRYIQQTQGEHGEWPRWLLYYGGPKRLLGWGSEELTTSFCLEALVRYQQLTAPVPAEAAVCSSKLRLL
- a CDS encoding glycosyltransferase family 4 protein translates to MPTHFVTHSVVTATVAASSLRIAFVSSCSGEWGGSEELWSGTALLLAQAGHTVRAFKTNVNANHPRLVALRAAGCPITDLTPAVTLRKRITNRLLPYRRQYTWRKISQQLLKRGLRALEPQLTVISQGSNYDGFVLADVCRSMGLPYVLLSQKAIDFFLPPDLERGLVQEIYRLAQRCYFVSRHNLELTELQLGMRLPEAEVVWNPYNVPFAGELAWPPPTAAEVVQLACVARLHVPDKGQDLLLQVLAQPKWRQRAVHVTLYGDGPDEAAIQEMIAFLGLQDKVSFGGHTSDVAGIWRSHHALILPSRHEGLPLALVEAMLSGRPTIAADAGGIAELLTDEVTGFLAAAATVSALDEALERAWAAQAAWPRLGAEAARQARATVPTDAPRLLAQKLLNLVAVSAS